In Planktothrix sp. FACHB-1365, the genomic stretch CCCAAGAATTACGGGCGGCTGAAGATCCTGAGTTTGAAACGTTCTATACCAAGAACATTCTGTTAAATGAAGGTCTGCGGGCTTGGATGGCTCCTGCGGATCAACCCCACGAAAACTTTATTTTCCCTGAAGAAGTTCTACCTCGCGGTAACGCTCTGTAATTAGAATCTCTAATTACTAGGGACTGTTTAAAAACATCGGATTTATTTTAAAACCTCCTACAAATTTTGTAGGAGGTTTTATTGATAGGGCTTACTACAATTTATTGAAGCCCTGAAGGGCTTACTACAATTTATTGAAGCCCTGAAGGGCTTACTACAGTTGATTGAAGCCCTGAAGGGCTTACTACAGTTGATTGAAGCCCTGAAGGGCTTACTACAATTTATTGAAATTGTTCTCGAATGGTTTCAATTCGTTTCCGATTTACCCCTAAATCCGATTCCCCTAAACGGGAGGCTGAACGGACTTGAATTAAAGTTTCTTGTTCATCTAAATAAAATTCTACATCATCGACAAATCCCATCAAGGGTGAGGTAAATTCGGCGTAAATATAATTAGGTTCAGCCGTAATAATACCAGCATTTTCTGTATTTTCCAGAATCGTTTGAATCTGTTTAAATGCTGTTTCAGGATCATCTGAGTAGCTGAAAGGTTCAATTTGATGAAGAGCATCTATACTTTGGCTAGAAACACAATTGGGAGTATTAGGACAAGGCGCAAATTTACCGTCTTCAATACCGAGATTTGAGGGTCGAGTTCCTGAAAAAGAAAATAAACTGGCTATCACTGGAGAAGCAGAAACGCTTAAGGCTGAAGCCGGATAAACTAACGTCAATTGAGTGATAATGACGACCATTACTGTCACCAAGACAGAGAAATATTTAACTTTCCAAACAGACCTGATTGATTTTTCCATAGGAAATTAAGATGTGATCTCTCCCCTGATTCTACAAGAAAAGTCCCTGAAGACCCTGAAATCTTTCTGGGGAGTTTGAGCAAGGAATCTTAGAACTGATATGATCAACAGTAGAGAAGTTTATCAATCAAAGACTGGAAATCATGCCCAAGACTGTTGCTGAGGTGATGACCCCCAATCCGATTCTGGCTCAACCAGAGATGCCACTCAGAGAGGCACTTCAACTTATGGTGGACAGACATATCGGTTGTTTACCTGTGGTCAATTCATCGGGTCATTTAGTGGGGATTATCTCTGGAACAGACTTGATGTGGCAGGAAAGCGGTGTGACTCCACCCGCCTATATTACGTTTCTCGATAGTGTGATTTACTTGGAAAACTTTTCCCGGTATGAACAGGAACTCCATAAAGCTTTAGGCCAAACGGTGGGTGAAGTCATGACTCCTGCACCCCTGGTGACTATTACGCCAAATAAATCGTTATCCGATGCGGCTCGGTTATTTAATGAAAAACGGGTTCACCGTTTACCTGTGGTAGAGCAATCGGGTAAAGTGATTGGGATTCTGACCTGTGGGGATATTTTGCGGGTGATGGCAACAACGCAGAGTTCAAAGGCAGATTAGGCAATCGGAAACTTAATTGATTCGGCTGCAAATGTCGGGTGAATTGAATACAACATAAGATAAGGTTGGGGTATTTCGTTTTTACTCCAGCCGTTCAATTATGATGGAAAATTTTTAAGAATTAGAAAATACTGATGTATTGATGTCGAAGAACGTGATATTATCCAATCATTTCAAAACGGTTTAGATCCTTCATTTCACAACTTTAATTTTTATGACAATTACCCCTGAATCTGTTCAAAATTTGTTAATTTCTAGTGATTTAGGCGATCGCTTACGCGGTGTAAATCAACTCCGAGAATTAGAACCTGCAATTGCATTTGAGTTAATTCAAATCCCCATTAAAGATAGTAATAGTCGAGTTCGATATGCTGCCGTTAGTCAAATGGCAACTTTGGGGGAACAGAATTTAGAAATGGCTTATGAAATATTGCGCCATCACTTATTAAATGATCCTGAAGTCGATGTACAAGCTGCTGCCGCCGATGGATTAGGGGCTTTAAAATTTCAAAATGCGTTTGATGATCTGCAAACTGTTTACAATACAACCTCTGAATGGTTACTGAAACTGAGTATTGTTGCGGCAGTGGGAGGAATAGAAGAACCTCGTGCTTTTGAACTATTAGAACAAGCCCTTCAAGATGAAAATACTCTGATTCAAACCGTTGCCATTAGCGCATTAGGAGAATTAGGAGATCACAGAGCAATTCCTTTATTAGTTCCTTTTGTAACCAATTCCGACTGGCAAGTCCGTTATCGAGTTGTTCAAGCTTTAGTGCGTTTAGGAGGTAGTGAAGCTGAAACTTTGTTAAGACAATTAGCAGAGGATGAAGTGGAAATTGTGGCTCAAGAAGCGAAATCCCCAGTCGGTGGTTAAATCACTGTGAACTACTCCGACTCTATACAATCCTCTCGCTACTCTCTTCCCCTGAAACATGGGTTATGATTAGCATTTAGCTATCAAAATGACTAAGATTGAGGAGAATTAGTTAGATTTTTAGTAACTGCATTGACCCCCTTCCCATTTCAGTGGGTAGCCTGCGACAATAGCGCCTATGGAAACATCATCTTTTCACATTACCCTGCTCATGGTGATTACCGTCATTGCAGGGATTACGGCTCAAGTCTTGGCAGACTACCTGAAAGTTCCTGCCATCGTTTTTCTGTTATTCTTTGGGATTCTCGTCGGCAATGATGGCTTGAGTTTAGTGCAGCCGAACCTTTTGGGAAGTGGGTTAGAAGTGATTGTCTCCCTCTCCGTCGCTTTAATATTATTTGAAGGGGGATTAAGTTTAGACCTGCGGGCATTAGGCCAAGTTTCGGGCAGTATTCGCAATTTAGTCACGTTTGGAACCTTAATCACCCTAATGGGGGCTGGGATGGCTGCCCATTGGTTAGGAGAGTTTCCCTGGCCCATTGCCTTTCTCTACGCTTCCTTAGTCGTTGTTACAGGCCCAACGGTAATCGGGCCATTGTTAAAACAAGTTTCCGTAGACCGTCAGGTGTCCGCTTTATTAGAGGGGGAAGGGGTTCTGATTGACCCTGTTGGGGCAATTTTAGCGGTTTTAGTGCTGAACGTTGTGTTAAATGGCAATACTGACCCGTTAGAAATTATGGGACAATTGCTATTACGTTTGAGTATTGGGGCAGGAATTGGGGTAATTGGGGGCGGAATCTTGGGATGGTTGTTAAAAACAGCCCAATTTATGTCAGAAGAATTAAAAAATTTAGTCGTATTAGCTGCCCTTTGGGGATTGTTTGATATTGCAGAATTGCTGATGAGTGAATCGGGGTTAATGACAACGGTTGTGACAGGAATGATGGTGCGTTATGTGGGGATTCCCGATATGCGTCAGTTACTCCGATTTAAAGGTCAATTAACAATGTTAGCGGTGTCGGTTTTATTTATTTTATTAGCGGCGGATTTATCTTTAGATAGTATTGTGGCGTTGGGATGGGGAAGTGTTTTTACAGTTTTAGCCTTAATGTGGGTGGTGCGTCCGATTAATATTTGGCTTTGTACTTTAAATAGTAATCTAAATTGGCGACAAAAATTATTTGCGTCTTGGGTTTCACCCAGAGGAATTGTTTCTGCTTCCGTTGCCTCTTTATTTGCAATTTTACTAACCCAACGTGGCATTAACGGGGGAGATTCGATTAAAGCGTTAGTGTTTTTAACGATTATTATGACGGTGGTGATTCAAGGATTAACGGCTCGATGGATGGCGAAAACCCTAGGGATTACGTCGAGTTCAGTAACGGGGGCGGTAATTGTGGGTTCAAATCCTTTGAGTCGATTAATCGGCAAATTATTCCAAGAACGGGATGAATTAGTTGTGATGATTGATACTGATCCTGAAGCCTGTGAACAAGCAAGACAGCAAGGATTAACCGTTTATCAAAGTAGTGCTTTAGATCCGAATGTATTAGAAGAAGCGGGATTAGAATCAATCGGAACCTTCTTAGCAATGACGAGTAATGGGGAAGTGAATGTTGTTTTAGCAGAACGGGCTGATACGGAATTTAACCCCCCTCGTGTGTTGGCATTATTTCCCCGTGAACCGCAAACAAAAACAACAGTAAATCGAGAGAAAGTTCAACAAGCTTTTATCCCCGATTTACCCTTAAAACAATGGAATACCTATCTCGAAGACCGAGAAGTGAAATTAGGAGAAACGGTCTTACGCCAACCGGGTTTAGAGTTTCAACGAGCGCACCTGCAAGCATTAATTCGCTCTGGAGAATTAATCCCTTTATTAATCGAACGAGACGGTAATCTGCAAGTATTACCCGCCTCGGAATCTTGGCAAGTCGGAGATCAAATTATTTATCTGCTTCATGACCCAAAACCCAAGTTACTTAAGCGTTTATCGGGTTCTCAACAGTCTAATTTAACCTTAGAAAAACATCCCGTTGTTGAAGAAGTTCCTCTAGAAGCGTCTTTAACCCGGTGAACCCTAAAGACAGCCTCTAGCCTACCGATTTATTCTAAAAATAAATTAGGATTAGGTGCATTATTTCCATCAGTGGGGCTGGGTTCTAGTGCAGGTTCCGGTGCAGGTTCCGGTGCAGGTTCCGGTGCAGCAGCAGCAGGTTCGGGCGCAGGTTCGGGTGCAGGGGGAGGTTCTGCGGGTGCGGGAGGATAATCTGAATAACCGTAATCTGGGGCTA encodes the following:
- a CDS encoding sodium:proton antiporter, which codes for METSSFHITLLMVITVIAGITAQVLADYLKVPAIVFLLFFGILVGNDGLSLVQPNLLGSGLEVIVSLSVALILFEGGLSLDLRALGQVSGSIRNLVTFGTLITLMGAGMAAHWLGEFPWPIAFLYASLVVVTGPTVIGPLLKQVSVDRQVSALLEGEGVLIDPVGAILAVLVLNVVLNGNTDPLEIMGQLLLRLSIGAGIGVIGGGILGWLLKTAQFMSEELKNLVVLAALWGLFDIAELLMSESGLMTTVVTGMMVRYVGIPDMRQLLRFKGQLTMLAVSVLFILLAADLSLDSIVALGWGSVFTVLALMWVVRPINIWLCTLNSNLNWRQKLFASWVSPRGIVSASVASLFAILLTQRGINGGDSIKALVFLTIIMTVVIQGLTARWMAKTLGITSSSVTGAVIVGSNPLSRLIGKLFQERDELVVMIDTDPEACEQARQQGLTVYQSSALDPNVLEEAGLESIGTFLAMTSNGEVNVVLAERADTEFNPPRVLALFPREPQTKTTVNREKVQQAFIPDLPLKQWNTYLEDREVKLGETVLRQPGLEFQRAHLQALIRSGELIPLLIERDGNLQVLPASESWQVGDQIIYLLHDPKPKLLKRLSGSQQSNLTLEKHPVVEEVPLEASLTR
- a CDS encoding CBS domain-containing protein, with product MPKTVAEVMTPNPILAQPEMPLREALQLMVDRHIGCLPVVNSSGHLVGIISGTDLMWQESGVTPPAYITFLDSVIYLENFSRYEQELHKALGQTVGEVMTPAPLVTITPNKSLSDAARLFNEKRVHRLPVVEQSGKVIGILTCGDILRVMATTQSSKAD
- the nblB gene encoding phycobilisome degradation protein NblB, with the protein product MTITPESVQNLLISSDLGDRLRGVNQLRELEPAIAFELIQIPIKDSNSRVRYAAVSQMATLGEQNLEMAYEILRHHLLNDPEVDVQAAAADGLGALKFQNAFDDLQTVYNTTSEWLLKLSIVAAVGGIEEPRAFELLEQALQDENTLIQTVAISALGELGDHRAIPLLVPFVTNSDWQVRYRVVQALVRLGGSEAETLLRQLAEDEVEIVAQEAKSPVGG
- a CDS encoding DUF1499 domain-containing protein, encoding MEKSIRSVWKVKYFSVLVTVMVVIITQLTLVYPASALSVSASPVIASLFSFSGTRPSNLGIEDGKFAPCPNTPNCVSSQSIDALHQIEPFSYSDDPETAFKQIQTILENTENAGIITAEPNYIYAEFTSPLMGFVDDVEFYLDEQETLIQVRSASRLGESDLGVNRKRIETIREQFQ